One window of Candidatus Abyssobacteria bacterium SURF_5 genomic DNA carries:
- a CDS encoding flagellar protein FlaG: MGIRIDQAGYPGLDPAAGTTSGVSIDRRVGSSPPATPQFASVESQTFAAADAAELDAAEMKSTLDGVNKFLSEIGSSLNFIHDEASGRSAVQVLDEHGEVIRQIPPQELLDVYAKIRNIVGILLDESG; this comes from the coding sequence ATGGGTATCAGAATTGATCAGGCAGGCTACCCAGGCCTTGACCCGGCTGCTGGAACTACGTCCGGTGTCAGTATAGACCGTCGAGTCGGAAGCAGCCCGCCAGCGACACCTCAGTTTGCGTCCGTCGAATCGCAAACGTTCGCTGCGGCAGATGCTGCCGAACTGGATGCTGCTGAGATGAAGAGCACCCTTGACGGGGTCAACAAGTTCCTGAGCGAGATCGGAAGCAGCCTCAACTTCATCCATGATGAGGCGAGCGGACGGTCGGCCGTACAGGTGCTTGACGAACATGGCGAAGTGATTCGCCAGATTCCCCCGCAGGAGTTGCTGGACGTGTACGCGAAAATTCGCAATATTGTCGGTATCCTCCTGGACGAAAGCGGTTGA